In one window of Skermanella rosea DNA:
- the rpoH gene encoding RNA polymerase sigma factor RpoH, whose amino-acid sequence MSNTPSVPVISSEGNLARYLQEIRKFPMLEPQQEFMLAKSWREHGDTEAAHKLVTSHLRLVAKIAMGYRGYGLPLSELISEGNVGMMQAVKRFDPDRGFRLATYAMWWIRAAIQEYILHSWSLVKMGTTAAQKKLFFNLRKLKGQMQAIDEGDLSPEHVTQIATKLDVPEQDVVNMNRRLASPDHSLNAPLRADSEGEWQDWLVDEQDTQEIHLAEREELSKRRALLKSAMTNLNERERHILTERRLRDEPTTLEDLSQHYGISRERVRQIEVRAFEKLQKNIKNAAIEQRLAQ is encoded by the coding sequence ATGTCGAACACTCCCAGCGTTCCGGTGATCAGTTCCGAAGGCAATCTGGCCCGTTACCTTCAGGAAATCCGCAAGTTCCCCATGCTCGAGCCGCAGCAGGAGTTCATGCTCGCCAAGTCCTGGCGCGAGCACGGCGACACCGAGGCCGCGCACAAGCTGGTGACCAGCCATCTGCGGCTGGTGGCGAAGATCGCCATGGGCTACCGGGGTTACGGCCTGCCGCTGTCGGAGCTGATCTCGGAAGGCAATGTCGGCATGATGCAGGCGGTCAAGCGGTTCGACCCGGACCGCGGCTTCCGGCTGGCGACCTACGCCATGTGGTGGATCCGGGCCGCCATCCAGGAATACATCCTGCACAGCTGGTCGCTGGTCAAGATGGGCACCACGGCCGCGCAGAAGAAGCTGTTCTTCAACCTGCGCAAGCTGAAGGGCCAGATGCAGGCGATCGACGAGGGCGACCTGTCGCCGGAGCACGTGACGCAGATCGCGACCAAGCTCGACGTGCCGGAACAGGACGTGGTCAACATGAACCGCCGCCTGGCCAGCCCCGACCATTCGCTGAACGCGCCGCTGCGCGCCGACAGCGAGGGCGAATGGCAGGACTGGCTGGTCGACGAGCAGGACACCCAGGAGATCCACCTGGCCGAGCGGGAGGAGCTGAGCAAGCGCCGCGCCCTGCTGAAGAGCGCCATGACCAACCTGAACGAGCGCGAGCGGCATATCCTGACCGAGCGGCGCCTGCGCGACGAGCCGACCACGCTGGAGGACCTGTCGCAGCATTACGGCATCAGCCGCGAGCGGGTGCGCCAGATCGAGGTCCGGGCGTTCGAGAAGCTCCAGAAGAACATCAAGAACGCGGCGATCGAGCAGCGGCTGGCCCAGTAG
- a CDS encoding threonine aldolase family protein yields MNFTSDNVTGAAPEILEALVAASSGPTPSYGEDPLTARVSEKLSALFDHEVAAFPVATGSAANALALAALAPPYGAVYCHEMSHVNTDECGAPEMFTAGAKLVGLPGPGGKIEPATLRATLEKAGAGVVHHVQPAAVTLTQATESGTVYTPAEVAALSEVARSHGLPVHMDGARFANAVARLGCSPADLTWRAGVDVLSFGATKNGALAAEAVVFFKPELARSFAFRRKRAGHLFSKMRFLSAQLDAYLEGGLWLRLATHANAMADRLAAGLAALPGADLRDPVEANEIFISLPEPVTAGLLERGYAFYRWDGPVVRLVTAWNTSAEDVDRMIADARALAKA; encoded by the coding sequence GTGAACTTCACCAGTGACAACGTGACCGGCGCCGCGCCGGAAATCCTCGAAGCCCTCGTCGCCGCCTCAAGCGGCCCGACGCCGTCCTATGGCGAGGATCCGCTGACGGCCCGCGTGTCGGAAAAGCTGTCCGCCCTGTTCGACCACGAGGTGGCGGCCTTCCCCGTGGCGACCGGATCGGCGGCCAACGCCCTGGCCCTGGCAGCATTGGCGCCGCCTTACGGCGCGGTCTACTGCCATGAAATGTCCCACGTCAACACCGACGAATGCGGCGCCCCGGAGATGTTCACCGCCGGCGCCAAGCTGGTCGGCCTTCCCGGCCCCGGCGGCAAGATCGAGCCCGCGACCCTGCGCGCGACCCTGGAGAAGGCGGGCGCCGGCGTCGTCCACCATGTCCAGCCGGCGGCGGTGACGCTGACCCAGGCGACCGAATCCGGCACGGTCTATACCCCCGCCGAGGTCGCGGCCCTGTCCGAGGTGGCCCGGTCCCACGGCCTGCCGGTCCACATGGACGGCGCCCGCTTCGCCAACGCCGTGGCGCGCCTGGGCTGCTCCCCCGCCGACCTGACCTGGCGCGCCGGCGTGGACGTGCTGTCGTTCGGCGCCACCAAGAACGGCGCCCTGGCCGCCGAGGCGGTGGTCTTCTTCAAGCCGGAGCTGGCCCGAAGCTTCGCTTTCCGCCGCAAGCGCGCCGGCCACCTGTTCAGCAAGATGCGCTTCCTGTCGGCCCAGCTCGACGCCTATCTGGAAGGCGGCCTGTGGCTGCGCCTCGCGACCCACGCCAACGCCATGGCCGACCGCCTCGCCGCCGGCCTCGCGGCACTCCCCGGCGCCGACCTGCGCGACCCGGTGGAAGCCAACGAGATCTTCATCAGCCTGCCCGAGCCGGTCACCGCCGGCCTGCTGGAGCGGGGCTATGCCTTCTACCGCTGGGACGGCCCGGTGGTGCGGTTGGTGACCGCCTGGAACACCTCGGCCGAGGACGTGGACCGCATGATCGCCGACGCGCGGGCGCTGGCGAAAGCTTGA
- a CDS encoding ABC transporter permease, whose product MAMPRGTVSLAIGALMILVWVATALGASWIAPYPPADIDFLAISQPPSAAHWFGTDQLGRDILSRVIHGGAYVLTIAPAATLLGLVLGAAIGLATAWFGSWVDEVVMRVLDAVMAFPIVILAMLALTFLGAGTGNVVLVIGLVFAPLIARTVRASALVEARKEYVMAAQLRGEGALYIMAMELLPNVRGPLIVEGTVRLGYAVFTSATLGFLGLGVQPPTPDWGLMVSENQALLTTAPWTVLFPALAIAWVVVAIGLAADGLKEYLEP is encoded by the coding sequence ATGGCGATGCCGCGCGGCACCGTTTCGCTCGCCATCGGGGCGCTGATGATCCTGGTCTGGGTGGCGACCGCGCTGGGCGCCTCCTGGATCGCCCCCTACCCGCCCGCCGACATCGACTTCCTGGCGATCTCCCAGCCGCCGTCGGCCGCCCACTGGTTCGGCACCGACCAGCTCGGCCGCGACATCCTCAGCCGGGTGATCCATGGCGGCGCCTATGTGCTGACCATAGCGCCCGCGGCGACGCTGCTGGGACTGGTCCTGGGCGCCGCGATCGGCCTTGCCACCGCCTGGTTCGGGTCTTGGGTGGACGAGGTGGTGATGCGCGTGCTGGATGCCGTCATGGCCTTTCCGATCGTCATCCTGGCCATGCTGGCGCTGACCTTCCTGGGGGCCGGGACCGGCAACGTGGTGCTGGTGATCGGGCTGGTGTTCGCGCCGCTGATCGCCCGCACCGTGCGAGCATCCGCCCTGGTCGAGGCGCGCAAGGAATACGTCATGGCGGCCCAGCTCCGCGGCGAGGGCGCCCTCTACATCATGGCGATGGAGCTGCTGCCCAACGTGCGAGGGCCGCTGATCGTCGAGGGGACGGTCCGGCTCGGCTACGCCGTCTTCACCTCCGCGACGCTGGGCTTCCTGGGCCTGGGCGTCCAGCCGCCGACCCCCGACTGGGGCCTGATGGTCAGCGAGAACCAGGCGCTGCTGACCACCGCCCCCTGGACCGTCCTGTTTCCCGCCCTGGCGATCGCCTGGGTGGTGGTCGCCATCGGGCTGGCCGCCGACGGGCTTAAGGAATATCTGGAGCCGTGA
- a CDS encoding ABC transporter substrate-binding protein codes for MEKRTDGSFPATTPPGPTAEGATRRQFLAGASSLALGVAFGLAGAAAWPVAASAQGTPRRGGSLKIAVPAATSIDPVRLNSSGGIAIVQQVAEYLVYAEPDLTLRPVLATSWEPSEGGKVWTFALRRGVKFHDGRPLTADDVVATFQRLVDPANASPAAGAMPFLKKEGVAKVDDHTVRFTLDRPIGTFPYFTHTYNCVILPADYAGNFAEKPIGTGPFKLVSYRPQEGAKFERNADYWDQPKPYLDRLEIQTFESPQPMVLALQSGDVQVVQQLSYIDAQGIRNDPNIALIQADAADHRQLCMRTDMKPFDDKRVRQAVALCFDRPAMVRGLLGGLADVANDHPIAPIYPEKIELAQRQANIAQARQLLADAGYPQGFPIDLYTHQYLELPQYAALAQQMLAPAGIKVNLKVEPTNLYYNHWTEVGFGLTDWTSRPVAAQILAQSFRGDAEWNAAHWKNEAFDTLLARFEAEPDVAQRGKLGSEMAAILNDEVPAVIAYFNKNLRAARTGVKGLTGSMSNYLDMAQTWLDA; via the coding sequence ATGGAAAAGCGCACCGATGGGAGCTTTCCCGCCACCACCCCGCCGGGCCCGACGGCCGAAGGCGCCACCCGCCGCCAGTTCCTCGCCGGAGCGTCGTCGCTGGCCCTGGGGGTCGCATTCGGCCTCGCCGGGGCGGCGGCCTGGCCGGTCGCGGCCTCCGCGCAGGGCACGCCCCGGCGCGGCGGCTCGCTCAAGATCGCGGTACCGGCCGCCACCTCGATCGACCCGGTCCGGCTGAACAGCTCGGGCGGCATCGCGATCGTCCAGCAGGTCGCGGAATACCTGGTCTATGCCGAGCCCGACCTGACGCTGCGCCCGGTGCTGGCGACCTCGTGGGAGCCGAGCGAGGGCGGCAAGGTCTGGACCTTCGCGCTGCGCCGGGGGGTCAAGTTCCACGACGGGCGCCCGCTGACCGCCGACGACGTGGTCGCCACCTTCCAGCGGCTGGTCGATCCGGCCAACGCCTCGCCGGCCGCCGGCGCCATGCCGTTCCTCAAGAAGGAGGGCGTCGCCAAGGTGGACGACCACACCGTCCGCTTCACGCTCGACCGGCCGATCGGGACCTTCCCCTACTTCACCCACACCTACAATTGCGTGATCCTGCCGGCCGACTATGCCGGCAACTTCGCCGAGAAGCCGATCGGCACCGGGCCGTTCAAGCTGGTCTCCTACCGGCCGCAGGAAGGGGCGAAGTTCGAGCGCAACGCCGACTACTGGGACCAGCCCAAGCCCTATCTGGACCGGCTGGAGATCCAGACCTTCGAATCGCCGCAGCCGATGGTGCTGGCGCTCCAGTCCGGCGACGTCCAGGTGGTTCAGCAGCTGAGCTACATCGACGCCCAGGGCATCCGGAACGACCCGAACATAGCCCTGATCCAGGCAGACGCCGCCGACCACCGGCAGCTGTGCATGCGGACCGACATGAAGCCGTTCGACGACAAGCGGGTCCGGCAGGCGGTCGCCCTCTGCTTCGATCGTCCGGCCATGGTCCGCGGGCTCCTGGGCGGGCTTGCCGACGTCGCCAACGACCATCCGATCGCGCCCATATATCCGGAGAAGATCGAGCTGGCGCAGCGCCAGGCCAACATCGCCCAGGCGCGCCAGCTGCTGGCCGACGCGGGGTACCCCCAGGGCTTCCCGATCGACCTCTATACCCATCAGTACCTGGAACTGCCGCAATACGCCGCCTTGGCCCAGCAGATGCTGGCGCCGGCCGGGATCAAGGTGAACCTGAAGGTAGAGCCGACCAACCTCTATTACAATCATTGGACGGAGGTCGGCTTCGGCCTGACGGACTGGACCAGCCGCCCGGTCGCGGCGCAGATCCTGGCGCAGTCCTTCCGCGGCGACGCCGAATGGAACGCCGCCCACTGGAAGAACGAGGCGTTCGACACCCTGCTCGCCCGGTTCGAGGCGGAGCCGGACGTGGCGCAGCGCGGCAAGCTGGGTTCCGAGATGGCGGCGATCCTCAACGACGAGGTCCCGGCCGTCATCGCCTATTTCAACAAGAACCTGCGGGCGGCGCGCACCGGCGTGAAGGGCCTGACCGGCAGCATGTCCAACTATCTCGACATGGCCCAGACCTGGCTGGACGCCTGA
- a CDS encoding dipeptide ABC transporter ATP-binding protein — MTASAPLLELDQVTISYRRRRDRVDAVRGVSLVIQPGEAYGLVGESGCGKSTLAMAVMRHLPKNGILSGGHVLFEGRDLFRLGEAELRRVRGGRIAMVYQNPGGALNPTLRIGEQVAEVFRLHAGMNRRNAAEAALGMLRRVRIADPDRVAGLYPYQLSGGMQQRAVIAMALATDPALLVLDEPTTALDATVQADILDLFADLRGEMNAAILFISHNLAVVQQVCDRIGVMYAGELIEQGKVSEVFKRPRHPYTAALFDCIPDFGVRKRDRRLAGIAGGVPDLADLGTGCLYEPRCLISRQVCRVEHPDLLRAGTRHLSRCFFHGETPAPGSAARGRPEPVPEPIQGMPLLSLTGVGRRYGRAHILKDIDLEIAPGETFGLVGESGSGKSTLAKVIAGLVPPSAGTVALAGERVAGQAGRRTRRQRRDVQMVFQTPDTTLNPRKRVASILGRAVRVLAGLGGRRKRDRSAALLGDVQLPAEMMGATPDRLSGGQRQRVAIARAFAGDPRLVILDEPTSALDVSVQASILNLLLDLQRESQAAYLFISHDLAVVRYLSDRIGVMYLGELVEVGPTERVFRPPFHPYTQALIEAVPRLGAAAPERAVSLDKPAPSPADRPEGCPFQTRCPRAYDKCRSEAPPWRDAGGGHMIRCWVALDALEASQTAAQTATAQRSRRSRAAQAPLPIGRRP, encoded by the coding sequence GTGACCGCATCCGCCCCCCTGCTCGAGCTCGACCAAGTCACCATCAGCTACCGGCGCCGGCGCGACCGGGTCGATGCCGTCCGCGGCGTCTCGCTGGTGATCCAGCCCGGCGAGGCCTATGGGCTGGTCGGCGAATCCGGCTGCGGCAAGTCCACGCTCGCCATGGCCGTGATGCGCCACCTGCCGAAGAACGGCATCCTCAGCGGCGGCCATGTCCTGTTCGAGGGCCGCGACCTGTTCCGGCTCGGCGAGGCGGAGCTGCGCCGGGTGCGCGGCGGCCGCATCGCCATGGTCTACCAGAACCCCGGCGGCGCGCTGAACCCCACGCTCCGGATCGGCGAGCAGGTGGCCGAGGTGTTCCGCCTGCATGCCGGCATGAACCGCCGGAACGCCGCCGAGGCGGCGCTCGGCATGCTGCGAAGGGTCCGGATCGCCGACCCCGACCGGGTCGCGGGCCTCTATCCCTACCAGCTCTCCGGCGGGATGCAGCAGCGCGCGGTGATCGCCATGGCGCTCGCCACCGACCCGGCCCTGCTGGTCCTGGACGAGCCGACGACGGCGCTGGATGCCACCGTCCAGGCCGACATCCTGGACCTGTTCGCCGACCTGCGTGGGGAGATGAACGCTGCCATCCTGTTCATCAGCCACAACCTGGCCGTGGTCCAGCAGGTCTGCGACCGGATCGGGGTGATGTATGCCGGCGAGCTGATCGAGCAGGGCAAGGTTTCGGAAGTCTTCAAGCGGCCCAGGCATCCCTATACCGCGGCGCTGTTCGACTGCATCCCGGATTTCGGCGTGCGCAAGCGCGACCGCCGGCTGGCCGGGATCGCGGGCGGCGTGCCCGACCTGGCCGACCTGGGCACGGGATGCCTGTACGAGCCGCGCTGCCTGATCTCCCGCCAGGTCTGCCGGGTCGAGCATCCCGACCTGCTGCGCGCCGGCACCCGCCATCTCAGCCGCTGTTTCTTCCACGGCGAGACCCCGGCGCCCGGCAGCGCCGCCCGCGGCCGGCCGGAGCCGGTGCCGGAGCCGATCCAGGGGATGCCGCTTCTCAGCCTTACCGGCGTCGGGCGGCGCTACGGCCGCGCCCATATCCTCAAGGACATCGACCTGGAGATCGCGCCGGGCGAGACCTTCGGGCTGGTCGGCGAATCCGGCAGCGGCAAGTCCACGCTGGCCAAGGTGATCGCCGGGCTGGTGCCGCCCAGCGCCGGCACGGTGGCCCTGGCCGGCGAGCGGGTGGCGGGACAGGCCGGCCGGCGCACCCGGCGGCAGCGCCGCGACGTGCAGATGGTGTTCCAGACGCCGGACACGACGCTCAACCCGCGCAAGCGGGTCGCCTCGATCCTGGGCCGGGCCGTGCGGGTGCTGGCCGGCCTGGGCGGGCGGCGCAAGCGCGATCGCTCGGCAGCCCTGCTGGGCGACGTGCAGCTGCCGGCGGAGATGATGGGCGCCACCCCGGACCGGCTGTCGGGCGGCCAGCGCCAGCGGGTCGCCATCGCCCGCGCCTTCGCCGGCGATCCCCGGCTGGTGATCCTGGACGAGCCGACCTCCGCCCTGGACGTGTCGGTCCAGGCGTCGATCCTGAACCTGCTGCTCGACCTCCAGCGGGAAAGCCAGGCGGCCTACCTGTTCATCTCGCACGACCTGGCGGTGGTCCGCTACCTGTCGGATCGGATCGGCGTGATGTATCTGGGCGAGCTGGTGGAGGTCGGGCCGACCGAGCGGGTGTTCCGGCCGCCCTTCCATCCGTATACCCAGGCGCTGATCGAGGCGGTGCCGCGGCTCGGTGCCGCCGCCCCGGAGCGCGCGGTGAGCCTGGACAAGCCGGCACCGAGCCCGGCGGACCGGCCCGAAGGCTGCCCGTTCCAAACCCGGTGCCCGCGGGCGTATGATAAGTGCCGGAGCGAGGCGCCGCCGTGGCGCGATGCGGGAGGGGGACATATGATCCGGTGCTGGGTGGCGCTCGACGCGCTGGAAGCGTCGCAGACTGCGGCACAGACGGCGACGGCGCAGAGGTCCCGGCGCAGCCGGGCCGCGCAGGCTCCGCTGCCGATCGGCCGGCGCCCATGA
- a CDS encoding protein kinase domain-containing protein, protein MATAAQATAPGSGPAGRDVEPVSLAGRFEIQPGNPLPALDGPAGKAYAVRALRDRRMEVFAIVATSGVPARMDLLSGIRGVEHVALMRMVEWGVVDWPLDGLKRVVFILENPGGRRLMNSLNDTREQMTEEQITRAVIQPLASALRELSSRGIVHGDIRPTNIFLRDQGTAGVMLGECVSTVTSFGQAPLFLTIERSMAQPSGRGTGTTADDLYALGVTVLLLFLGRNPVRHLDDEAMLQAKLDRGTYPALVGTARLSLNLMEPLRGLLADDPKMRWTLNDLDLWLSGRRLSPKQPQVPRKAARPFEFSGATYWHCRGLARVFARNPAAAVPVIENGDLDRWLRRSLGDEARAEAVATAVDSAGANKGGNFEERLVARVCIALDPPAPIRYKQKSVMIDGFGTAMAEAFARNEGYQALGEAISAQLPMFWVGMQSEFKAEYVPLSQTFDALRTLLERLGSGYGIERVLYELNPMQPCFSPMVRNHMVTSANELLTALEEVAGQPGRPREPIDRHVAAFLIARYRKLDERLIALTTPSGETLRRISAMVNVLAEVQKRYGPASLPNLCGWMIDLIGPAIDRFHSRPHRAKLRGEAARTAAEGNLLGLLKLIDDPAAIRKDEIEFARARREFQIAGREVEKLKREIANRTEIAESSGRQAAAVVSSVFATVALVGIAVYMVMLR, encoded by the coding sequence ATGGCGACCGCCGCCCAAGCCACCGCCCCTGGATCCGGCCCCGCCGGTCGCGACGTCGAGCCCGTCTCGCTGGCCGGGCGATTCGAGATACAGCCCGGAAACCCGCTGCCCGCCCTGGACGGGCCGGCTGGCAAGGCCTATGCCGTGCGCGCGCTCCGCGACCGCAGGATGGAGGTCTTCGCGATCGTCGCGACGTCGGGGGTGCCCGCCCGCATGGACCTGCTGTCCGGCATCCGCGGGGTCGAGCATGTCGCCCTGATGCGCATGGTCGAGTGGGGCGTGGTCGACTGGCCGCTCGACGGGCTGAAGCGGGTCGTCTTCATCCTGGAGAATCCCGGCGGGCGCCGGCTGATGAACAGCCTGAACGACACCCGCGAGCAGATGACGGAGGAGCAGATCACCCGCGCGGTGATCCAGCCGCTCGCCTCGGCGCTCCGCGAGCTGTCCAGCCGGGGCATCGTCCACGGCGACATCCGCCCGACCAACATCTTCCTGCGCGACCAGGGTACGGCGGGCGTGATGCTGGGCGAATGCGTCTCGACCGTGACCTCCTTCGGGCAGGCGCCGCTGTTCCTGACGATCGAGCGCAGCATGGCGCAGCCATCGGGGCGGGGAACCGGGACCACCGCCGACGACCTCTACGCGCTGGGCGTCACCGTCCTGCTGCTGTTCCTGGGCCGCAACCCCGTGCGCCACCTGGACGACGAGGCGATGCTCCAGGCCAAGCTGGACCGCGGGACCTATCCGGCGCTGGTCGGCACGGCGCGGCTGTCGCTCAACCTGATGGAGCCGCTGCGCGGGCTGCTGGCCGACGACCCCAAGATGCGCTGGACCCTGAACGACCTGGATCTCTGGCTGAGCGGCCGGCGGCTGAGCCCCAAGCAGCCGCAGGTGCCACGCAAGGCGGCGCGGCCCTTCGAGTTCTCCGGGGCGACCTATTGGCACTGCCGCGGGCTGGCGCGGGTCTTCGCCAGGAACCCGGCCGCGGCCGTCCCGGTGATCGAGAACGGCGACCTGGACCGCTGGCTGCGCCGCAGCTTGGGCGACGAGGCGCGCGCCGAGGCGGTGGCGACCGCGGTCGATTCGGCCGGCGCCAACAAGGGCGGCAACTTCGAGGAGCGGCTGGTCGCCCGGGTCTGCATCGCGCTCGATCCGCCGGCGCCCATCCGGTACAAGCAGAAGTCGGTCATGATCGACGGCTTCGGCACCGCCATGGCCGAGGCCTTCGCCCGCAACGAGGGCTACCAGGCGCTGGGCGAGGCGATCTCCGCCCAGCTGCCGATGTTCTGGGTCGGCATGCAGAGCGAGTTCAAGGCCGAGTACGTGCCCCTCAGCCAGACCTTCGACGCGCTGCGCACCCTGCTGGAACGGCTCGGCTCCGGCTACGGCATCGAACGGGTGCTGTACGAGCTGAACCCGATGCAGCCCTGCTTCAGCCCCATGGTCCGCAACCACATGGTGACCAGCGCCAACGAGCTGCTGACCGCGCTGGAGGAGGTCGCGGGCCAGCCCGGCCGCCCGCGCGAGCCGATCGACCGCCACGTCGCGGCTTTCCTGATCGCGCGCTACCGCAAGCTGGACGAGCGGCTGATCGCGCTGACCACGCCCAGCGGGGAGACGCTGCGCCGCATCTCGGCCATGGTCAACGTCCTGGCCGAGGTGCAGAAGCGCTACGGGCCGGCCAGCCTGCCGAACCTGTGCGGCTGGATGATCGACCTGATCGGCCCGGCGATCGACCGCTTCCACAGCCGTCCACACCGCGCCAAGCTGCGCGGCGAGGCGGCGCGGACGGCGGCCGAGGGGAACCTGCTGGGCCTGCTGAAGCTGATCGACGATCCGGCGGCGATCCGCAAGGACGAGATCGAGTTCGCCCGGGCGCGGCGTGAGTTCCAGATCGCCGGACGGGAGGTCGAGAAGCTGAAGCGGGAGATCGCGAACCGCACGGAGATCGCCGAGAGCTCCGGTCGGCAGGCGGCGGCGGTGGTATCCAGCGTCTTCGCCACCGTGGCCCTGGTCGGCATCGCCGTCTACATGGTGATGCTGCGATGA
- a CDS encoding ABC transporter permease, which translates to MLRFLGRRVLLVLVTLAVASILIFAITNVLPGDVGRIILGPFAPQDAVERLNAELGADRPLAVRYAEWLAGVVRGDWGRSYAFDTAVLPLVAERLGRSLLLAGSGLAVLVPLAVAAGVAAARREGGLFDRVLSIVGLAVGALPEFVTGVFLILVFGIWLGWLPIQALPPEGAGPLTVAAHLVLPVGCLVLLLFAYLFRMTRASMIEALASDYTRTAVLKGLPQRTVIRRHVLRNALLPTITVIGAQIGWLVGGLVVVETLFKYPGIGSLIHFAATNKDIPLLVGCSLAITFVFALGNLAADLLYAALNPRVRHGRNAH; encoded by the coding sequence ATGCTCCGCTTCCTCGGGCGCCGCGTCCTGCTGGTCCTGGTGACGCTGGCGGTGGCGTCGATCCTGATCTTCGCCATCACCAACGTGCTGCCCGGCGACGTCGGGCGCATCATCCTGGGGCCATTCGCGCCCCAGGACGCGGTCGAGCGGCTGAACGCCGAGCTGGGCGCCGACCGGCCGCTTGCGGTCCGCTACGCCGAGTGGCTGGCCGGCGTGGTACGGGGCGACTGGGGCCGGTCCTACGCCTTCGACACCGCCGTTCTCCCCCTGGTGGCGGAACGGCTGGGCCGCTCCCTCCTGCTGGCGGGCAGCGGCCTTGCCGTGCTGGTCCCGCTGGCGGTCGCGGCCGGCGTGGCCGCGGCGCGGCGGGAAGGCGGGCTGTTCGACAGGGTCCTGTCGATCGTCGGACTGGCGGTCGGAGCCCTGCCGGAGTTCGTCACCGGGGTCTTCCTGATCCTGGTTTTCGGCATCTGGCTGGGATGGCTGCCGATCCAGGCCCTGCCGCCCGAAGGCGCCGGACCGTTGACCGTGGCGGCCCATCTGGTGCTGCCGGTCGGCTGTCTGGTGCTTCTTCTGTTCGCCTACCTGTTCCGGATGACCCGGGCCAGCATGATCGAGGCCCTGGCGTCGGACTATACAAGGACCGCCGTGCTGAAGGGGCTGCCGCAGCGGACCGTGATCCGGCGCCACGTCCTGCGCAACGCGCTGCTGCCGACCATCACCGTGATCGGCGCCCAGATCGGCTGGCTGGTCGGCGGCCTCGTGGTGGTCGAGACGCTGTTCAAGTATCCCGGCATCGGCAGCCTGATCCATTTCGCGGCGACCAACAAGGATATCCCGCTGCTGGTCGGCTGCTCGCTCGCCATCACCTTCGTGTTCGCCCTGGGCAACCTGGCGGCGGATCTCCTCTATGCCGCGCTGAATCCACGGGTACGCCATGGCCGTAACGCTCACTGA
- a CDS encoding RluA family pseudouridine synthase, translating into MTADEEDEMEDPDGEADPEGEPFSFTAAEADRGERLDKLLACGLDGLSRTRIRSLIDQGRVSSLGRTIADPSLRVKPGQTFDVLVPEPEPALPVPQEIPLAVVYEDDDLLVIDKPAGMVVHPAAGNADGTLVNALLWHCGDRLSGIGGVRRPGIVHRLDKETSGLMVVAKNDLAHGGLAAQFADRSLSRTYHAVVAGVPSPARGEITGDIGRSPADRKKMAVVSGGKPALTRYRVLKAFGTWASLVECTLATGRTHQIRVHMTHVGHPLIGDPVYGVRKTGIKGASKGIGPGAASAKARGLPEPVRDAVVALGRQALHAVALRFNHPRDARPMQFESELPLDIQRLIGSLESI; encoded by the coding sequence ATGACGGCTGACGAAGAGGACGAGATGGAAGATCCGGACGGCGAAGCCGATCCGGAGGGCGAGCCGTTCAGCTTCACCGCGGCCGAGGCGGACCGGGGCGAACGGCTGGACAAGCTTCTGGCCTGCGGGCTCGACGGCCTGTCGCGCACCCGTATCCGCTCGCTGATCGACCAGGGTCGGGTTTCGAGTCTCGGCCGGACGATAGCCGACCCGTCATTGCGGGTCAAACCCGGCCAGACCTTCGACGTCTTGGTGCCTGAGCCGGAACCGGCGCTCCCCGTTCCCCAGGAAATCCCGCTCGCCGTCGTCTACGAGGACGACGACCTGCTGGTGATCGACAAGCCCGCCGGCATGGTGGTCCATCCGGCCGCGGGCAACGCCGACGGGACGCTGGTCAACGCCCTGCTCTGGCACTGCGGCGACCGGCTGTCCGGCATCGGCGGCGTGCGCCGGCCCGGCATCGTCCACCGGCTCGACAAGGAGACCAGCGGGCTGATGGTGGTGGCGAAGAACGACCTGGCGCATGGCGGCCTCGCCGCCCAGTTCGCCGACCGGTCGCTCAGCCGCACCTACCACGCGGTCGTGGCCGGAGTCCCCTCCCCCGCCCGGGGCGAGATCACCGGCGACATCGGGCGCAGCCCGGCGGACCGCAAGAAGATGGCCGTCGTCTCCGGCGGCAAGCCCGCGCTGACCCGCTACCGCGTGCTGAAGGCGTTCGGAACCTGGGCGTCGCTCGTGGAATGCACGCTGGCGACGGGGCGGACACATCAAATAAGGGTGCATATGACCCATGTCGGACATCCCTTGATCGGCGATCCTGTCTATGGTGTCCGTAAAACTGGTATCAAGGGCGCATCCAAGGGAATCGGACCCGGGGCCGCGTCCGCCAAGGCCCGCGGACTCCCGGAACCGGTTCGGGACGCGGTTGTTGCACTGGGAAGACAGGCCCTGCACGCCGTGGCGCTGCGGTTCAACCACCCGCGCGACGCCCGGCCGATGCAGTTCGAATCCGAATTACCTTTGGACATCCAAAGGTTAATAGGCAGCTTGGAATCGATTTAA